A window of the Serratia sarumanii genome harbors these coding sequences:
- the ptsI gene encoding phosphoenolpyruvate-protein phosphotransferase PtsI, which yields MISGILVSPGIAFGKALLLKEDDIVINRKKISADQVEQEVSRFLAGRAKASEQLEAIKTKAGETFGEEKEAIFEGHIMLLEDEELEQEIIALIKDDLASADAAAYTVIEGQAKALEELDDEYLKERAADVRDIGKRLLQNILGMPIVDLGSIQDEVILVATDLTPSETAQLNLDKVLGFITDLGGRTSHTSIMARSLELPAIVGTSDVTKQVKNDDYLILDAVNNQIYVNPTADVIDQLKAAQNQYITEKNDLAKLKDLPAITLDGHQVEVCANIGTVRDVAGAERNGAEGVGLYRTEFLFMDRDSLPTEDEQFQAYKAVAEAMGSQAVIVRTMDIGGDKDLPYMNLPKEENPFLGWRAIRIAMDRREILHAQLRAILRASAFGKLRIMFPMIISVEEVRDLKGEIETLKAQLREEGKAFDESIEVGVMVETPAAAVIAHHLAKEVDFFSIGTNDLTQYTLAVDRGNELISHLYNPMSPSVLGLIKQVIDASHAEGKWTGMCGELAGDERATLLLLGMGLDEFSMSAISIPRIKKIIRNTNFEDVKALAAQALAQPTAQDLMNCVNKFIEEKTLC from the coding sequence ATGATTTCAGGCATTTTAGTATCACCGGGCATCGCTTTTGGTAAGGCTCTCTTGCTGAAAGAAGACGACATCGTCATCAACCGGAAAAAAATCTCTGCTGATCAAGTAGAGCAGGAAGTCTCGCGTTTTCTGGCCGGCCGCGCGAAAGCGTCCGAACAGCTGGAAGCGATCAAGACCAAAGCTGGCGAAACCTTCGGCGAAGAGAAGGAAGCTATCTTCGAAGGCCACATCATGTTGCTGGAAGACGAAGAGCTTGAGCAGGAAATCATAGCCCTAATCAAAGACGATCTGGCCTCCGCAGACGCCGCCGCCTACACCGTGATCGAAGGTCAGGCGAAAGCGCTGGAAGAGCTGGACGACGAGTACCTGAAAGAACGCGCCGCCGACGTGCGCGACATCGGCAAGCGCCTGCTGCAGAACATTCTGGGCATGCCGATCGTCGATCTGGGCTCCATTCAGGACGAAGTGATCCTGGTGGCCACCGATCTGACCCCGTCCGAGACCGCGCAGCTGAACCTGGACAAAGTGCTGGGCTTCATTACCGATCTCGGCGGCCGGACTTCCCACACCTCTATCATGGCGCGCTCCCTGGAGCTGCCGGCGATCGTCGGCACCAGCGACGTGACCAAGCAGGTGAAGAACGACGACTACCTGATTCTGGATGCGGTTAACAACCAGATTTACGTTAACCCGACCGCTGACGTTATCGATCAGCTGAAAGCCGCCCAGAACCAATACATCACCGAGAAAAACGATCTGGCCAAGCTGAAGGACCTGCCGGCGATTACGCTGGACGGCCATCAGGTTGAAGTCTGCGCCAACATCGGCACCGTGCGCGACGTCGCGGGTGCAGAGCGCAACGGCGCGGAAGGCGTCGGCCTGTATCGTACCGAATTCCTGTTCATGGACCGCGACTCGCTGCCGACCGAAGACGAGCAGTTCCAGGCTTATAAAGCCGTGGCGGAAGCCATGGGCTCGCAGGCCGTGATCGTCCGCACCATGGACATCGGCGGCGACAAAGACCTGCCGTACATGAATCTGCCGAAGGAAGAGAACCCGTTCCTCGGCTGGCGCGCCATCCGCATCGCGATGGACCGCCGTGAAATCCTGCACGCCCAGCTGCGCGCCATCCTGCGCGCCTCGGCGTTCGGCAAACTGCGCATCATGTTCCCGATGATCATCTCCGTGGAGGAAGTGCGCGATCTGAAAGGCGAAATCGAGACGCTGAAGGCGCAGCTGCGCGAAGAAGGCAAGGCGTTTGACGAGAGCATCGAAGTGGGCGTGATGGTGGAAACACCGGCTGCGGCGGTCATCGCTCACCACCTGGCGAAAGAAGTCGACTTCTTTAGTATTGGGACAAACGATCTAACCCAGTATACTCTGGCGGTAGATCGCGGCAACGAGCTGATTTCTCATCTCTATAACCCGATGTCCCCATCAGTGCTAGGCCTGATCAAACAGGTTATTGATGCATCTCATGCGGAAGGCAAGTGGACCGGCATGTGCGGCGAACTGGCTGGCGATGAGCGTGCTACACTGTTGTTATTGGGCATGGGGCTGGATGAGTTCAGCATGAGTGCGATTTCAATCCCGCGCATCAAGAAAATTATTCGTAACACGAATTTCGAAGATGTGAAGGCGTTGGCAGCGCAGGCCTTGGCACAGCCAACGGCACAAGACCTGATGAATTGCGTCAATAAATTCATCGAAGAAAAAACGCTCTGCTAA
- the crr gene encoding PTS glucose transporter subunit IIA, whose translation MGLFDKLKSLVSDDKKDTGTIEIVAPLSGEIVNIEDVPDVVFAEKIVGDGIAIKPAGNKMVAPVDGTIGKIFETNHAFSIESDSGIELFVHFGIDTVELKGEGFKRIAEEGQRVKKGDVVIEFNLPLLEEKAKSTLTPVVISNMDEIKELIKLSGSVTVGETPIIRIKK comes from the coding sequence ATGGGTTTGTTCGATAAACTGAAATCTCTGGTTTCTGATGACAAGAAAGACACGGGCACTATCGAGATCGTCGCTCCCCTTTCTGGCGAAATCGTCAATATCGAAGATGTGCCGGACGTAGTGTTCGCTGAAAAAATCGTTGGCGACGGTATCGCCATCAAACCGGCCGGCAACAAAATGGTTGCTCCGGTTGACGGCACCATCGGCAAGATTTTCGAAACCAACCATGCATTCTCTATCGAATCCGACAGCGGCATTGAGCTGTTCGTCCACTTCGGCATCGATACCGTAGAACTGAAAGGCGAAGGCTTCAAACGCATCGCAGAAGAAGGCCAGCGCGTCAAGAAAGGTGACGTCGTTATCGAGTTCAACCTGCCACTGCTGGAAGAGAAAGCCAAGTCTACCCTGACGCCGGTCGTTATCTCCAACATGGACGAGATCAAAGAGCTGATCAAACTGTCCGGCAGCGTGACCGTTGGCGAAACCCCGATCATCCGCATCAAGAAGTAA
- a CDS encoding ATP-binding protein: protein MRGRLFWKILLGFWLTFLIMTQALWVAFSLYGDRYVPPENAMARRVIGLQLASAATQLRSGGMPALEALMRDWPEDDRRLLSVTPMTQPPPPAPEEPAFEGRRMPKEISAWVQTGEGQGYWLSYNVRGLREEYRPERRSHFFNIPAPMLWVGGLGGLLFSAVLAWNLTRPMRQLRGGLDRVAQGDLSVRLFPKMRRRHDELSDVARDFDTMAERLELLVSAREQLLHDVSHELRSPLARLQLAIGLARQNAGNVETSLKRIEHESGRLDKMIGELLALSRTEHSSLPDEEYFDLYGLVDAVVSDARYEAQVPGVDIVLQAESDVEYTVKGNAELMRRAVDNIVRNALRFSSHGQRVTVALTRVDNQFQIAVSDQGPGVEEAKLSSIFDPFVRVKSALSGKGYGLGLAITRKVVLAHGGQVEARNGDKEGLVITLRIPRWPS from the coding sequence ATGCGCGGAAGACTGTTCTGGAAAATTTTGCTCGGCTTTTGGCTGACTTTCCTCATCATGACGCAGGCGCTGTGGGTGGCGTTTTCTCTCTATGGCGATCGCTATGTGCCGCCGGAGAACGCCATGGCGCGGCGGGTGATCGGCCTGCAGCTGGCCTCGGCCGCCACCCAGTTGCGCAGCGGTGGCATGCCGGCGCTGGAAGCCCTGATGCGCGACTGGCCCGAGGATGACAGGCGTTTGCTGTCGGTGACGCCGATGACCCAACCGCCGCCGCCCGCGCCGGAAGAACCGGCGTTTGAAGGGCGGCGGATGCCGAAAGAGATCTCTGCCTGGGTGCAGACCGGGGAAGGGCAGGGATACTGGCTGAGTTATAACGTGCGCGGGCTGCGGGAAGAGTATCGGCCGGAGCGGCGTTCCCACTTCTTCAACATTCCTGCGCCGATGCTGTGGGTCGGTGGGCTGGGCGGTTTGCTGTTCAGCGCCGTGCTGGCCTGGAACCTGACCCGGCCGATGCGTCAGCTGCGCGGCGGCCTGGATCGGGTGGCGCAGGGCGATCTCTCGGTACGGCTGTTTCCGAAGATGCGGCGCCGCCATGACGAGCTGTCCGACGTGGCGCGCGATTTCGACACCATGGCCGAGCGGCTGGAGCTGCTGGTTAGCGCCCGCGAGCAGCTGTTGCACGACGTTTCGCATGAGCTGCGTTCGCCGCTGGCGCGCCTGCAGCTGGCGATCGGCCTGGCGCGGCAGAATGCCGGCAATGTCGAAACCTCGCTCAAGCGCATCGAACACGAGTCGGGGCGGCTGGACAAAATGATCGGCGAGCTGCTGGCGTTGTCGCGTACCGAACACAGCAGCCTGCCGGACGAAGAGTATTTCGATCTCTATGGGTTAGTGGACGCGGTGGTGAGCGATGCGCGCTACGAGGCGCAGGTGCCCGGCGTGGATATCGTGCTGCAGGCCGAATCGGACGTGGAGTACACCGTCAAGGGCAATGCGGAGCTGATGCGGCGTGCGGTGGACAACATCGTGCGCAATGCGCTGCGCTTTTCCAGCCACGGCCAGCGGGTGACGGTAGCGCTGACGCGCGTCGATAACCAGTTCCAGATCGCCGTCAGCGATCAGGGGCCGGGGGTCGAGGAGGCGAAGCTGTCGAGCATCTTCGATCCGTTCGTGCGCGTGAAGTCGGCGCTGTCGGGCAAGGGCTACGGCCTGGGGCTGGCGATTACCCGCAAGGTGGTGCTGGCGCACGGCGGCCAGGTTGAGGCGCGCAACGGCGATAAAGAGGGGCTGGTCATTACCCTGCGCATCCCGCGCTGGCCGTCATAA
- a CDS encoding response regulator transcription factor, with the protein MKILLVDDDLELGTMLSEYLTGEGFDATLVLTGKAGVEGALSGDYTAMILDIMLPDMSGIDVLRDVRKKSRLPIIMLTAKGDNIDRVIGLEMGADDYMPKPCYPRELVARLRAVLRRFEERPQEADDEAAISFGELTLNPSTRSSEWRGKAFDLTASEFNLLELLLRAPDRVVSKDELSEKGLGRPREAYDRSVDVHISNIRQKLSALAGSKLIIETVRSIGYRIR; encoded by the coding sequence ATGAAAATTTTACTGGTCGACGATGACCTGGAGCTTGGCACCATGCTGAGCGAATACCTGACGGGCGAAGGCTTCGACGCCACGCTGGTGCTGACCGGCAAGGCGGGAGTAGAGGGCGCGCTGTCGGGCGACTATACCGCGATGATCCTCGATATCATGCTGCCGGACATGAGCGGCATCGATGTGCTGCGCGACGTGCGTAAAAAGAGCCGGCTGCCGATCATCATGCTGACCGCCAAAGGCGACAACATCGATCGGGTGATTGGCCTGGAGATGGGCGCCGACGATTACATGCCCAAGCCGTGCTACCCGCGCGAACTGGTGGCGCGTCTGCGCGCGGTGCTGCGCCGTTTCGAAGAGCGGCCGCAAGAGGCGGACGACGAGGCCGCCATCAGCTTCGGCGAGCTGACGCTGAACCCTTCAACCCGCAGCAGCGAATGGCGCGGCAAGGCGTTTGATCTGACCGCTTCGGAATTCAATCTGCTGGAGCTGTTGCTGCGCGCGCCGGATCGCGTGGTGTCGAAGGACGAACTGTCCGAGAAGGGGCTGGGGCGCCCGCGCGAGGCCTATGACCGCAGCGTGGACGTGCACATCAGCAATATCCGCCAGAAGCTGAGCGCGTTGGCTGGCAGTAAGCTCATTATCGAGACGGTTCGCAGCATCGGCTATCGCATTCGGTAA
- the cysM gene encoding cysteine synthase CysM, producing the protein MTTLEQCIGNTPLVQLQRLAAQAGSEVWVKLEGNNPAGSVKDRAALAMIQQAELRGEIKPGDVLIEATSGNTGIALAMIAALKGYTLKLLMPENMSLERQAAMRAYGAELILVSREQGMEGARDLALEMQRQGQGKVLDQFNNPDNPYAHFTTTGPEIWRQTEGRITHFVSSMGTTGTITGVGGYLKSQNPQVQIIGLQPAEGSSIPGIRRWAPAYLPGIFRPELVDQVLDIEQRDAEQTMRQLAQREGIFCGVSSGGAVAGALRVAAAHPGSVVVAIVCDRGDRYLSTGVFD; encoded by the coding sequence GTGACAACGCTCGAACAATGCATCGGGAATACCCCGCTGGTACAACTGCAACGGCTGGCCGCCCAGGCGGGCAGCGAGGTATGGGTCAAACTGGAAGGCAATAACCCGGCGGGCTCGGTGAAGGATCGCGCTGCGTTGGCGATGATCCAGCAGGCGGAGCTGCGCGGCGAGATCAAGCCCGGCGACGTGCTGATCGAGGCCACCAGCGGCAACACCGGCATTGCGCTGGCGATGATCGCCGCGCTCAAAGGCTATACGCTGAAGCTGCTGATGCCGGAGAACATGAGCCTGGAGCGGCAGGCGGCGATGCGCGCCTACGGCGCCGAGCTGATCCTGGTCAGCCGTGAGCAGGGAATGGAAGGGGCGCGCGATCTGGCGCTGGAGATGCAGCGCCAGGGGCAGGGCAAGGTGCTGGACCAGTTCAACAACCCCGACAACCCCTACGCCCACTTCACCACCACCGGCCCGGAGATCTGGCGCCAGACCGAAGGGCGCATCACCCACTTTGTTTCCAGCATGGGCACCACCGGCACCATTACCGGCGTAGGCGGTTACCTGAAGAGCCAGAATCCGCAGGTGCAGATCATCGGCCTGCAGCCGGCGGAAGGCAGCAGCATCCCCGGCATTCGCCGTTGGGCGCCCGCTTACCTGCCGGGCATTTTCCGCCCGGAGCTGGTGGATCAGGTGCTGGATATCGAGCAGCGCGATGCCGAGCAGACCATGCGCCAGCTGGCGCAGCGTGAAGGCATCTTCTGCGGCGTCAGCTCCGGCGGCGCGGTGGCCGGCGCCCTGCGCGTCGCGGCGGCCCACCCCGGCAGCGTCGTGGTGGCGATCGTCTGCGATCGCGGTGACCGTTACCTCTCCACCGGCGTGTTCGACTGA
- the cysA gene encoding sulfate/thiosulfate ABC transporter ATP-binding protein CysA, with amino-acid sequence MSIEINGINKYFGRTKVLNDISLDIASGEMVALLGPSGSGKTTLLRIIAGLESQSGGKLGFHGTDVSHMHARDRRVGFVFQHYALFRHMTVFDNIAFGLTVLPRRERPNAAAIKQKVTQLLEMVQLGHLANRYPSQLSGGQKQRVALARALAVEPQILLLDEPFGALDAQVRKELRRWLRQLHEELKFTSVFVTHDQEEAMEVADRIVVMSQGNIEQVGSPEEIMREPASRFVLEFMGEVNRLNGEIRGSQLFVGAHQWPLSFQPMHQGSVDLFLRPWEMEVATESSERCPLPVQVLEVSPRGHFWQLTVQPIGWHQEPIGVVLPEGNPTPVRGGRYYVGSLNARLYAGDQLLQPVALAKSA; translated from the coding sequence ATGAGCATTGAGATTAACGGCATCAACAAGTACTTCGGTCGCACCAAGGTATTGAACGATATCTCGCTCGATATTGCTTCCGGTGAGATGGTGGCGCTGCTCGGGCCGTCCGGTTCCGGCAAGACCACGCTGCTGCGCATTATCGCAGGGCTGGAAAGCCAGAGCGGCGGCAAGCTGGGCTTCCACGGCACCGACGTCAGCCACATGCACGCGCGCGACAGGCGCGTGGGCTTCGTATTTCAGCACTATGCGCTGTTCCGCCACATGACGGTGTTCGACAACATCGCCTTCGGCCTGACCGTGCTGCCGCGCCGCGAGCGGCCGAACGCCGCGGCGATCAAACAGAAAGTCACCCAGCTGCTGGAAATGGTACAGCTGGGCCACCTGGCCAACCGCTATCCGTCGCAGCTGTCCGGCGGCCAGAAACAGCGCGTGGCGTTGGCGCGCGCCCTGGCGGTGGAACCGCAAATTCTGCTGCTGGACGAACCGTTCGGCGCGCTGGATGCGCAGGTGCGCAAAGAGCTGCGCCGCTGGCTGCGTCAGCTGCACGAAGAGCTGAAGTTCACCAGCGTGTTCGTCACCCACGATCAGGAAGAGGCGATGGAAGTGGCCGACCGCATCGTGGTGATGAGCCAGGGCAATATCGAACAGGTAGGCTCGCCGGAAGAGATCATGCGCGAACCGGCCAGCCGCTTCGTGCTGGAGTTCATGGGGGAAGTGAACCGCCTGAACGGCGAGATCCGCGGCTCCCAGCTGTTCGTCGGCGCGCACCAGTGGCCGCTGTCGTTCCAGCCGATGCACCAGGGCAGCGTCGATCTGTTCCTGCGCCCGTGGGAAATGGAAGTGGCGACCGAAAGCAGCGAGCGCTGCCCGCTGCCGGTGCAGGTGCTGGAAGTCAGCCCGCGTGGCCACTTCTGGCAGTTGACGGTGCAGCCAATCGGCTGGCATCAGGAGCCGATCGGCGTGGTGTTGCCGGAAGGCAACCCAACCCCGGTGCGCGGCGGCCGTTATTACGTCGGCAGCCTCAATGCGCGGCTGTATGCCGGCGATCAACTGCTGCAACCTGTTGCGTTAGCCAAAAGCGCCTGA
- the cysW gene encoding sulfate/thiosulfate ABC transporter permease CysW, with protein sequence MADVSAFNGAERPRVNWGKWTLIAIGALFSVLLLVVPMISIFAEAFSKGFGAMWSNLLDPDMLHAIWLTVLIALITVPFNLVFGTLLAWLVTRFTFPGRQLLLTLIDIPFAVSPVVAGLIYLLFYGSNGLLGGWLDAHNIQIMFSWPGMVLVTIFVTCPFVVRELVPMMLSQGSQEDEAAILLGASGWQMFRRVTLPNIRWALLYGVVLTNARAIGEFGAVSVVSGSIRGETYSLPLQVELLQQDYNTVGSFTAAALLTLMAIVTLFLKSALQWRLERQNARLEREENHEH encoded by the coding sequence ATGGCTGATGTTTCCGCCTTCAACGGCGCCGAGCGCCCGCGCGTCAACTGGGGCAAGTGGACGCTGATCGCCATCGGCGCGCTGTTCTCGGTGCTGCTGCTGGTGGTGCCGATGATATCGATTTTCGCCGAGGCCTTTTCCAAAGGATTCGGCGCGATGTGGAGCAACTTGCTCGATCCAGACATGCTGCACGCCATTTGGTTGACGGTGTTGATCGCGCTGATCACCGTGCCGTTCAACCTGGTGTTCGGCACGTTGCTGGCGTGGCTGGTGACGCGCTTCACTTTCCCCGGCCGCCAGCTGCTGCTGACGCTGATCGATATCCCGTTCGCCGTTTCACCGGTGGTGGCGGGGCTGATTTACCTGCTGTTTTACGGCAGCAACGGCCTGCTGGGCGGCTGGCTGGATGCGCATAATATCCAGATCATGTTCTCCTGGCCGGGCATGGTGCTGGTGACCATTTTCGTCACCTGCCCCTTCGTGGTACGCGAGCTGGTGCCGATGATGCTCAGCCAGGGCAGCCAGGAAGACGAGGCCGCCATTCTGCTGGGGGCGTCCGGTTGGCAAATGTTCCGCCGCGTGACGCTGCCCAACATTCGCTGGGCGCTGCTGTACGGCGTGGTGCTGACCAACGCGCGCGCCATCGGCGAGTTCGGCGCGGTGTCGGTGGTGTCCGGTTCGATTCGCGGCGAAACCTACAGCCTGCCGCTGCAGGTCGAGCTGCTGCAGCAGGATTACAACACCGTCGGCTCCTTTACCGCCGCCGCCCTGTTGACCCTGATGGCGATCGTTACCCTATTTTTGAAGAGCGCGCTGCAGTGGCGTCTGGAACGTCAAAACGCGCGTCTCGAGCGGGAGGAAAATCATGAGCATTGA
- the cysT gene encoding sulfate/thiosulfate ABC transporter permease CysT — protein sequence MLALSSSKRVLPGFGLSLGSSLFYTCLILLLPLTALVMQLAQMSLAQYWEVISNPQVVAAYKVTLLAAGVASLFNAVFGMLMAWILTRYRFPGRSLLDGLIDLPFALPTAVAGLTLAGLFSTTGWYGQWLAHFDIKVTFTWLGIAVAMAFTSLPFVVRTVQPVLEELGPEYEEAAETLGATRWQSFRRVVLPEVAPALLAGTAISFTRSLGEFGAVIFIAGNIAWKTEVTSLMIFVRLQEFDYPAASAIASVILAASLLLLFSINVLQSRFGRRLGGGH from the coding sequence ATGTTGGCGTTGTCGTCCAGTAAGCGGGTGCTGCCCGGATTTGGCCTCAGCCTCGGCAGCAGCCTGTTTTATACCTGTTTGATCCTGCTGCTGCCGCTCACCGCGCTGGTGATGCAGCTGGCGCAGATGAGCCTGGCGCAATACTGGGAAGTGATTTCCAACCCGCAGGTGGTGGCGGCGTATAAAGTGACGCTGCTGGCGGCCGGCGTCGCCAGCCTGTTCAACGCGGTGTTCGGCATGCTGATGGCCTGGATCCTGACGCGTTACCGTTTTCCCGGCCGTTCGCTGCTGGATGGCCTGATCGATCTGCCGTTCGCGCTGCCGACCGCGGTGGCCGGCCTGACGCTGGCCGGCCTGTTTTCCACCACCGGCTGGTACGGTCAGTGGCTGGCTCACTTCGATATCAAAGTCACCTTTACCTGGCTTGGGATCGCGGTAGCGATGGCGTTCACCAGCCTGCCGTTTGTGGTGCGCACCGTGCAGCCGGTTCTGGAAGAACTGGGGCCGGAATACGAAGAGGCGGCCGAGACGCTGGGCGCCACGCGCTGGCAGAGCTTCCGCCGCGTGGTGCTGCCCGAGGTGGCGCCGGCATTGTTGGCCGGCACCGCCATCTCCTTTACCCGCAGCCTGGGCGAGTTCGGCGCGGTGATTTTCATCGCCGGCAACATCGCCTGGAAGACGGAAGTGACCTCGCTGATGATTTTTGTGCGTTTACAGGAGTTCGATTATCCGGCGGCCAGCGCCATCGCCTCGGTGATCCTGGCGGCGTCGCTGCTGCTGCTGTTCAGCATTAACGTCTTGCAAAGCCGCTTCGGCAGACGCTTGGGAGGAGGGCACTGA
- a CDS encoding sulfate ABC transporter substrate-binding protein: protein MKQNRVKNLVLKGWLAAALLASGAASAAELLNSSYDVSRELFVALNPGFEQQWNQQHPNDKLTIKQSHAGSSKQALAILQGLRADVVTYNQVTDVQILHDRGQLIPADWQARLPNNSSPFYSTMAFLVRKDNPKGIHTWNDLVRDDVKLVFPNPKTSGNGRYTYLAAWGAASQADGNDAAKTRAFMTRFLKNVLVFDTGGRGATTTFVERGLGDVLISFESEVNNIRKQYGEDKYEVIVPPVDILAEFPVAWIDKNVERNGTEQAAKAYLNYLYSPAAQQVITSFYYRVYDQKAMAAAKGQFPDTQLFRVEDQFGGWPQVMKTHFATGGELDQLLAAGRK, encoded by the coding sequence ATGAAACAAAACCGGGTTAAAAATCTCGTGCTGAAAGGTTGGCTGGCGGCTGCGCTGTTGGCGAGCGGCGCCGCGTCGGCGGCGGAATTGCTGAACAGCTCTTATGACGTTTCCCGTGAATTGTTCGTCGCGCTGAATCCCGGCTTTGAACAGCAGTGGAATCAACAGCATCCGAACGATAAGCTGACCATCAAACAATCGCATGCCGGCTCGTCGAAGCAGGCGCTGGCGATCCTGCAGGGTTTGCGCGCCGACGTGGTGACGTATAACCAGGTCACCGACGTGCAAATCCTGCACGATCGCGGGCAGCTGATCCCGGCGGACTGGCAGGCGCGTCTGCCGAACAACAGTTCGCCGTTCTATTCCACCATGGCGTTTCTGGTGCGCAAGGACAACCCGAAGGGCATCCATACCTGGAACGATCTGGTGCGCGACGACGTGAAGCTGGTGTTCCCGAACCCGAAAACCTCCGGCAACGGCCGTTACACCTATCTGGCCGCCTGGGGCGCCGCCAGCCAGGCCGACGGCAACGACGCGGCCAAGACCCGCGCCTTCATGACCCGCTTTCTGAAAAACGTGCTGGTGTTCGATACCGGCGGTCGCGGCGCGACCACCACCTTCGTTGAGCGCGGCTTGGGCGACGTGCTGATCAGCTTCGAGTCCGAAGTGAACAACATCCGCAAGCAATACGGTGAAGACAAGTACGAAGTGATCGTGCCGCCGGTCGATATTCTGGCGGAGTTCCCGGTGGCCTGGATCGACAAAAACGTCGAGCGCAACGGCACCGAACAGGCGGCCAAAGCCTATCTGAACTATCTCTACAGCCCGGCGGCGCAGCAGGTGATCACCAGCTTCTACTACCGCGTGTATGACCAGAAAGCGATGGCGGCGGCGAAGGGGCAATTCCCGGATACCCAACTGTTCCGCGTGGAAGATCAATTCGGCGGCTGGCCGCAGGTGATGAAAACCCACTTCGCCACCGGCGGCGAGCTGGATCAGCTGTTAGCGGCAGGGCGCAAGTAA
- a CDS encoding Dyp-type peroxidase — MTQVQSGILLEHCRFAIFMEASVQGEFADLRQGCKQFCQTLSELQQQFPDARLGAVIAFGYDVWHDLSSGQGAQELKPFTPLGKGLAPATQRDMLIHIQSLRHDVNFTLAQAALAAFGNAIKIEEETHGFRWVEERDLSGFIDGTENPQGEQRPAVATIAEGEEDAGGSYVLVQRYEHNLRQWQRFTTEQQEQIIGRTKHDSEELPADQRPDTSHVSRVDLKENGKGLKILRQSLPYGTASGKHGLFFIAYCARLHNIEQQLLSMFGDLDGKRDAMLRFSRAVTGSYYFAPSLTRLLSL; from the coding sequence ATGACACAGGTTCAGAGCGGCATTCTGCTGGAGCACTGCCGTTTCGCCATTTTTATGGAAGCCAGCGTACAGGGCGAATTCGCCGACTTGCGCCAGGGCTGCAAGCAGTTTTGTCAGACGCTGAGCGAGCTGCAGCAGCAGTTCCCCGATGCGCGCCTCGGCGCGGTGATCGCTTTCGGCTACGACGTTTGGCACGATCTCTCCAGCGGCCAGGGCGCGCAAGAGCTGAAGCCGTTCACGCCGCTCGGCAAAGGGCTGGCGCCGGCCACCCAGCGCGATATGCTGATCCACATCCAGTCGCTGCGCCATGACGTCAACTTCACGCTGGCGCAGGCCGCGTTGGCGGCGTTCGGCAACGCCATCAAGATTGAAGAAGAAACCCACGGTTTCCGCTGGGTGGAAGAGCGCGATTTGAGTGGCTTTATCGACGGCACCGAAAATCCACAGGGCGAGCAGCGCCCGGCAGTGGCGACGATCGCCGAAGGCGAAGAGGACGCAGGCGGCAGCTACGTGCTGGTGCAGCGCTACGAGCACAACCTGCGCCAGTGGCAGCGCTTTACCACCGAACAGCAGGAGCAGATCATCGGCCGCACCAAGCACGACAGCGAAGAGCTGCCGGCCGATCAGCGCCCGGATACCTCGCACGTCAGCCGCGTCGATCTGAAAGAGAACGGCAAAGGCCTGAAAATTCTGCGCCAGAGCCTGCCTTACGGCACCGCCAGCGGCAAGCATGGCCTGTTCTTCATCGCCTATTGCGCACGCCTGCACAATATTGAGCAGCAGCTGCTGAGCATGTTCGGCGATCTGGACGGCAAACGCGACGCGATGCTGCGTTTCAGCCGTGCGGTGACCGGCAGCTACTACTTCGCGCCATCGCTGACGCGCCTGCTGTCACTTTGA
- a CDS encoding RpoE-regulated lipoprotein yields MNIRPLLLGLPLLLTGCSSMSNFSWSSLSPFNWFGSSLEVGAKGVGKLNAGTPMSESAINDGLDGNYRLRGGMATSNGQIVSYYQALSGDEVKLVITGEPKGRLQRVDVLDPQVATEWGNKLGTPFGDMYSKAFGSCKPGSGEDAGKVECVAEQSKYVTYIFSGKWAGAQDIIPPDDTLKSWTVSKIIWHAKPQQ; encoded by the coding sequence ATGAATATTCGCCCCCTGCTGTTAGGGCTTCCGCTGTTACTGACCGGCTGTTCGAGCATGTCCAATTTTTCCTGGTCCAGCCTGTCGCCGTTCAACTGGTTCGGCAGCAGCCTGGAGGTCGGCGCCAAGGGCGTCGGCAAGCTCAACGCCGGCACGCCGATGTCGGAAAGCGCCATCAACGACGGGCTGGACGGCAACTACCGCCTGCGCGGCGGCATGGCGACCAGCAACGGCCAGATCGTTTCTTATTACCAGGCGCTGTCCGGCGACGAGGTGAAGCTGGTGATCACCGGCGAACCGAAAGGGCGCCTGCAGCGGGTAGACGTGCTGGATCCGCAAGTGGCGACGGAGTGGGGCAACAAGCTCGGCACGCCGTTCGGCGACATGTACAGCAAGGCGTTCGGTTCCTGTAAACCGGGCAGCGGCGAAGACGCCGGTAAAGTGGAGTGCGTGGCGGAGCAGAGCAAGTACGTCACCTACATCTTCAGCGGCAAGTGGGCCGGGGCGCAGGATATCATCCCGCCGGACGACACCCTGAAAAGCTGGACGGTCAGCAAAATCATCTGGCACGCCAAGCCGCAGCAGTAA